GTTGAATCCGATGGTGCATCATCTTTGTAAAGATTTTAACTCAATCTAGAATTTTAGTAAGACATTTCAAAGACACGGTGTCATACATGCATGCATACAAGTGCGCAAATCGAATGAAAGCCCTCAAGAGAATTAGATGAATTAAAATAAACTTAGCAAATAATCCAATAACCATAAATTTTGGTGCGGCTTGTTCAATACTGCGCATCAATTAGTGCTAGTAATACGGTGTTAATACTTAAACTTAGCAAATAATCCAATAACCATAAATTTTGGTGAGGCTTGTTCAATACTGCACATCAATTAGTGCTAGTAATAAGGTGTTAATACTTATGATTACTTATGGTAAGTATTTTATTTGGTTAGATCTTATAAgcttaatttttagttttggtttacagtttttaattttttttttttcaaattataacatattttcgataaaaaaaactaaataaattattggacaaagtttagttacaataTTGATTGTAATATAAGACTACAATcttactatataatttataaacttatattttatgcataattttaaactacaaaaacttacaatttaaacaatttattgatgacataaatATTAATCTTTAGAcgatataagaaaaagatgtaatccaataatttatttgtcaaaatttacttttagcaaaaaattattaagtaagATTGTAACctaaaattataactaattttataactaaattttatcctaaATTATTACCAAATGGATAGATGCAAAGGAGAGTTAAATAAAGTCCAAgttgatattaaaaaattatgctattattttttgtttgatgaactaaaaataaattatgctATTAATATTTGGCCCAAAAGCTAATGATATCGAGTGAGGGCTCAATCAAAGGAACCCACATTGATTTTCCTCGCCATTAATTACACCGCTCAGAAGTTCACGCTCGAGTTTAGACTATAGTTAATGTGAACCGTTCGTtactaaaatgataaaaaagtgGACCTTGGAATTTAGTAGTAGGAATTTTAGGGGCgaaaaggacaatccggtaattTAGGAAAACGTTACTGGCAGTTCATTTACTCCAATAGTCATCTGATTTGACAATGCACACATAAACGAACAAAACTACTTCACCCCTAAgctttaaaaaatagtaattaaattttttttttttaggtcccCCTGCCCTTCTCTCTTTCAcattcataacaaaaattcaaaatctcgTGTACTTTTCATAAAATTCTCGTGAGATCAAACAATTACCGGCTACCTGCCGGACCTATTTTCTGTCAGTCAACTTTAAGCCGGAATTCGGCACCACCGACTTCTGTATTTAACAACTTTACAGTATAACGACTTCTAACTTTTAAAAGCTGATGAAcaatgattaaaattaattaatttttgatttggtaaaatatttattaaagtcTTATTCCAAGCTTTAGCTTGTGGAAGTTGAAGGGGAATGGGATTCAAAAGAATAAAGTCAGCTTTCCTATTCctatgagagagaaaattaacaaaaaagtaGGTAATGagaatggaagaaaaaataaaaaaataaagtggaaaaaagggggagagagaATCTGGTGGGCTTTGAGCTGTGATTTAGCTGTCTTGTGATGCATTATTTCAATCTCAACACACGTCTCCAAAATCCCTAGAAAACAACCCTTCTTCCCCTCTCAActcctttctctttcttctcaacaCAACACCAATTACTCCATAACCAAACTCCCAACTCTTTAATCCTtcaaattcactctctctctctctctctctctctcagatctCAAAGTGACCATTTTTTTGAAGCCCCCCCAAAACCCCATTTGCATTCTCTTCCTAACTCTGAGAAGAGAGAGTGAAATATCATAGAGAAAGagcaaaaaaaggaaagaaaaagtggCATTTGGGAACTCAGATGTCTCAtgtgagatgaagaagaagaccctCTTAAACCTCTACTTTGATCTCTCACTCCTAATTGTCTTCTTTCTAGGCACAGTCTCACTCTGTGCCTCTGAACAAGTCGTTATCACTCCCCATGGAGGCCTCACCGACACTGAAGCCTTGTACATCAGGCAACGCCAGCTTCTCTACTACAGGGATGAGTTTGGTGACAGAGGTGAAAATGTGAGCGTAGACCCATCTCTGGTTTTTGAGAACCCAAGAATAAAAAATGCTTACATAGCATTACAAGCTTGGAAGCAAGCTATTCTCTCTGACCCTATGAATCTCACTGGGGATTGGGTTGGATCTAATGTCTGTAACTACACTGGGGTTTTCTGTGCTCCAGCACTAGACAACCCCAAGATCCGAACCGTTGCGGGCATTGATCTTAACCACGGTGACATTGCTGGGTACTTGCCAGAGGAGCTTGGTTTACTCGTTGATCTTGCATTGTTCCACATAAACTCAAACAGGTTTTGTGGTACTGTGCCACACAAGTTCAAGGATCTGATACTTTTATTCGAATTGGATCTCAGTAACAACCGCTTCGCTGGCAAGTTCCCAGAAGTGGTGTTGAAGCTCCCTCAGCTCAAATTCTTGGATCTGAGATTCAACGAATTCGAAGGTACGGTACCTAAAGAACTGTTCGACAAGCCACTAGACGCAATCTTCATCAACCACAACAGGTTCAGGTTCGATCTACCAGACAACTTTGGCAACTCACCAGTGTCGGTCATTGTCTTAGCCAACAACAAGTTCCATGGGTGTGTCCCTTCCAGCATAGGAAACATGTCTAACCTCAACGAGATTATCTTGATGAACAATGGGTTAAGATCTTGCATGCCTTCGGAGATTGGGTTGCTGACGAATTTAACGGTGTTTGATGTGAGCTTTAACGAGCTGTTGGGTCCATTGCCTGACTCATTCGGTAACTTGGTGAGTATTGAACAGCTAGACGTGGCGCACAACTTGCTATCTGGGACCATACCAGCTAGTATATGTAAATTGAAGAATCTTCAAAACTTTACCTTCTCGTATAACTTCTTCACGGGCGAGCCACCGGTTTGTTTGTCTCTACCGGATTTCAGTGACAGGAGGAACTGTTTGCCAAACAGACCGGAACAAAGGTCCGCTCAAAGATGTAAGTCGTTCTTGTCTCGCCCTGTGGATTGTAATTCATTCAGATGTAAACCTTTCGTTCCTGCTTTGCCTCCACCTCCTCCGCCTTCGCCACCTCTTCCTTCACCTCCTCCACCTGTTCTCTCACCTCCTCCACCTTCACCTGTTATCAAGCCacttccaccaccaccacctccaccacctccacctTCGCCTCCACCACCGGTTTATTcgccacctccacctccacctccacctccaccctcaccacctcctccaccacctccagTTTACTCTCCACCGCCACctccaccatcaccaccacctccTTCTCCACCTCCACCATCTCCACCACCTCCCTCACCGCCACCGCCTATTCCATATTGTGTCCGctcaccaccacctccaccaccaaatTCACCACCCCCACCGCCACCTCTGTTTTCCCCACCCCCACCAATACCATACTACTACAATTCACCACCTCCACCACAacactcaccaccaccaccgcaacATTCACCGCCTCCACCGCCCCACTCACCGCCCCCTCCTCCACATTCACCCCCACCGCCAATTTATCCCTATTTATCACCGCCACCGCCTCCAACGCCTGTATATTCTCCACCTCCCCCAGTCCATTCACCACCTCCACCATCCCCACCTCCTTGTATAgaaccacca
This genomic stretch from Castanea sativa cultivar Marrone di Chiusa Pesio chromosome 1, ASM4071231v1 harbors:
- the LOC142612365 gene encoding leucine-rich repeat extensin-like protein 4: MKKKTLLNLYFDLSLLIVFFLGTVSLCASEQVVITPHGGLTDTEALYIRQRQLLYYRDEFGDRGENVSVDPSLVFENPRIKNAYIALQAWKQAILSDPMNLTGDWVGSNVCNYTGVFCAPALDNPKIRTVAGIDLNHGDIAGYLPEELGLLVDLALFHINSNRFCGTVPHKFKDLILLFELDLSNNRFAGKFPEVVLKLPQLKFLDLRFNEFEGTVPKELFDKPLDAIFINHNRFRFDLPDNFGNSPVSVIVLANNKFHGCVPSSIGNMSNLNEIILMNNGLRSCMPSEIGLLTNLTVFDVSFNELLGPLPDSFGNLVSIEQLDVAHNLLSGTIPASICKLKNLQNFTFSYNFFTGEPPVCLSLPDFSDRRNCLPNRPEQRSAQRCKSFLSRPVDCNSFRCKPFVPALPPPPPPSPPLPSPPPPVLSPPPPSPVIKPLPPPPPPPPPPSPPPPVYSPPPPPPPPPPSPPPPPPPVYSPPPPPPSPPPPSPPPPSPPPPSPPPPIPYCVRSPPPPPPNSPPPPPPLFSPPPPIPYYYNSPPPPQHSPPPPQHSPPPPPHSPPPPPHSPPPPIYPYLSPPPPPTPVYSPPPPVHSPPPPSPPPCIEPPPPPCIEPPPPPSPPPCEEHSPPPPPPVHHLPPPSPSPPPPPPPVHYNSPPPPPQVYYSSPPPPPPPPPTPVHHSPPPPEIHYSSPPPPPAPVPCEHPPPASSPPPPIVYESPPPPTPVYEGPLPPIFGVSYASPPPPPFY